In a genomic window of Lepisosteus oculatus isolate fLepOcu1 chromosome 3, fLepOcu1.hap2, whole genome shotgun sequence:
- the purg gene encoding purine-rich element-binding protein gamma, with amino-acid sequence MADTSTRGMERGRGRITSDTGLRGVYAQHYMYPAAQGIEIQELASKRVDIQKKRFYLDVKQSARGRFLKIAEVWIGRGRHDNIRKSKLTLSMSMAPDLRYCLGDFIEYYAHLGLRGAQVSRPEEHSNSQQGRQHDSRRRPQQQHYHHQHAALISPTGSAASEEHTHRVLKSEFIERDNRKYYLDLKENQRGRFLRIRQTVSRGHGTIGYYGQGIEQTIVLPAQGLIEFRDALSQLIEDYGEEEADERGRARNHDESPELPEAVSFRVDNKRFYFDVGSNRYGVFLKISEVRQPYRNTITVPLKAWTRFGDNFIRYEEEMRRIFNSHQEKRTEPRADSCEEQD; translated from the coding sequence ATGGCTGATACGAGCACTAGAGGaatggagagagggagaggaaggattACATCAGACACCGGCCTGAGAGGGGTCTATGCGCAGCACTACATGTATCCCGCGGCGCAGGGCATCGAGATCCAGGAGCTCGCCTCCAAGCGGGTCGACATCCAGAAGAAGAGGTTTTATCTGGACGTCAAGCAGAGTGCGAGAGGCCGGTTCCTCAAAATAGCAGAGGTATGGATAGGCAGAGGCAGGCACGACAACATCAGGAAAAGCAAACTGACGCTGTCCATGTCGATGGCTCCAGACCTGAGGTACTGCCTCGGGGATTTCATCGAGTATTACGCCCACCTCGGGCTGCGGGGCGCTCAGGTGTCCCGGCCGGAGGAGCACAGCAACAGCCAGCAGGGTCGTCAGCACGATTCCCGGAGGAGACCGCAGCAGCAGCACTACCATCATCAACACGCAGCGCTCATCTCCCCGACCGGCTCCGCGGCGTCTGAGGAGCACACCCACCGCGTCCTGAAGAGTGAGTTTATCGAGCGGGACAACAGAAAGTATTATCTGGACCTGAAGGAAAACCAGCGCGGCAGGTTCCTCCGCATCAGGCAGACTGTGAGCAGAGGGCACGGCACCATTGGCTACTATGGCCAGGGCATCGAGCAGACCATCGTCCTGCCTGCGCAAGGGCTCATCGAGTTCAGAGATGCGCTGTCGCAGCTCATTGAAGACTATGGCGAGGAAGAGGCTGACGAGCGCGGCCGGGCCAGGAACCACGACGAGTCTCCAGAGCTTCCCGAAGCCGTGTCTTTCCGAGTGGACAACAAGAGGTTTTACTTCGACGTGGGATCCAACAGGTACGGCGTTTTCCTAAAGATCAGCGAGGTGCGACAGCCCTACCGGAACACGATCACTGTGCCCCTCAAGGCCTGGACCAGGTTTGGGGACAACTTCATCAGGTACGAAGAGGAGATGAGGCGGATTTTCAACTCCCACCAGGAGAAGAGGACAGAGCCCCGAGCAGACAGCTGTGAAGAGCAGGATTGA